The Sphingopyxis sp. BE259 nucleotide sequence CGACGTCGAGCCAGAACGGCAAGCAGGGCGGTGACCTTGGCCGCATGGCGGCGCTGTCGGCGGGGTATGATACCAAGGCATCGGGCACGACGCTCGACCGCTTCTGCGGCGGCGGCATCACCTCGGTCAATCTCGCCGCCGCGACCGTGATGAGCGGCATGGAAGATTGCGTCATCGCGGGCGGCACCGAGATGATGAGCTATACCACCGCTTATGCTGCAGAACAGGCGAATGCCGGGCTGCCGCAGCGCCTGATGGGCTCGGGCCACGAAGCGCTCGACGAACTCCATCCCCAATCGCATCAGGGCGTGTGCGGCGATGCGATCGCGACGATCGAAGGCATCAGCCGCGAGGCGCTCGACGCGCTGGCGCTGGTCAGCCAGCAACGCGCCGACCGCGCGATCAAGGAAGGCCGTTTTGAGAAATCAGTCGTCCCGGTGCTCAACCCCGATGGCAGCATTGCGCTCGATCATGAGGAATTCCCGCGCCCCGAAACCACGGCTGAGGGTCTGGCGTCGCTCAAACCCGCCTTCACCGGCTTGGCCGATTTCGATCTTGGCGGCGGGTTCACGTTCCGCAAACAAATCAATCGCCGCTATCCCGATGTCGAAATCCAGAATTTCCATCATGCAGGCAACTCGTCGGGCGTGGTCGACGGCGCTGCCGCAATCCTGCTGGCGTCAAAGGATTATGCCGACAAGCACGGCCTGAAACCCCGCGCGCGCGTCGTGGCCTATGCCAATATCGGTGACGACCCGACGCTGATGCTCAACGCCCCGGTCCCCGCGGCCAAAAAGGTGCTCGAAAAGGCCGGGCTGACCAAGGACGACATCGACGTCTGGGAAATCAACGAAGCCTTTGCCGTCGTCGCCGAAAAGTTCATCCGCGACCTCGATCTCGACCGCGAGAAGGTGAATATCAATGGCGGCGCGATGGCGCTCGGCCATCCGATCGGCGCGACGGGTTCGATCCTGATCGGCACCGCGCTCGACGAACTCGAACGCTCGGGCGGTCGCTATGGCCTGGTGACGATGTGCGCCGCAGGTGGCATGGCGCCCGCGATCATCATCGAGCGGCTGTAAGTCATGACGGGACCGCTTCAAGGCATCCGGATCATCGAGTTTGCCGGGATCGGTCCCGGTCCCTTTTGCGGCATGATGCTCGCCGACCATGGCGCCGAGGTGATCCGTATCGATCGCCCCGGCGGTTTCATGGACCCGCGGGATCCGCTCAGTCGCAACCGGACCTCGATCGCGCTCGATATGAAAAGCCCCGATGCGGTCGAGGTCGTGCGCGACCTGTGCAAAAGCGCCGACGGGATAATCGAGGGCTATCGCCCCGGCGTGATGGAACGTCTTGGACTTGGCCCCGACGTGCTGCTCGCCGATAATCCCCGGTTGATTTATGGGCGCATGACCGGCTGGGGCCAGTTCGGCCCCTATGCCCACGCCGCCGGGCACGACATCAATTATATTTCGCTGTCTGGGGTGCTGCACGGCATCGGTCGCGCGGGCGAAAAGCCGGTGCCACCGGTCAATTATGTCGGCGATTTCGGCGGCGGCGGCATGATGCTCGCCTTCGGCATGACGAGCGCACTTGTCCACGCGGCCAAGACCGGCGAGGGTCAGGTGATCGATTGCGCGATGACCGACGGCTCGGCGTTGCTCGCGGGGATGACCTGGGGTTTTAATGCCGCGGGCCGGCTCAAGGACGAGGCGGGGGTCAACATGCTCGACGGCGGCGCGCATTTCTATGACAGCTATGTCTGCGCCGATGGCAAGTTCATCTCGATCGGATCGATCGAACCACAATTCTATGCATTGCTGCGCGAAAAGACCGGACTGACCGACGATCCTGATTTCGATGCCCAGATGGTCCCGTCGCAATGGGGGCCGCTGAAGGAAAAGCTGACCGCGCTGTTCCTGACCAAGACGCGCGACGAATGGTGCGCGATCATGGAGATGACCGACGTCTGTTTCGCACCGATCCTGTCGCTGGCGGAAGCGCCGCAGCATCCGCACAATGTGGCGCGCGAGACGTTTTTGGAGGTCGGCGGCGTGGTGCAGCCCGCACCGGCGCCGCGTTATTCAGCGACGTCCAACGACACCCCGCGCGCCGCGCCTGCGGTTGGCACCGATGGCGATGCGGTGCTGGCCGGTCTTGGCTATGATGCGAGCAAGATCGCGGCGCTGCGCGACGGCGGCGCGGTGCGTTAAGCTATCTCGTCATTGCGAGCGCAGCGAAGCAATCCAGAGCCTGCGTAAACCGCTCTGGATTGCTTCGCTGCGCTCGCAACGACGGCCATGTTTGCACGGTTCGATCACCGCACCGTGAGCGCTTCCCACAATCCGCGTCCGCGAAGTCCAGCAACCTGCCGCCCCAGCCGCGCCGCCCAATAAGCATCATTCCCCTGCTCGC carries:
- a CDS encoding acetyl-CoA C-acetyltransferase, coding for MAEAYIIDAVRTPRGVGKPGKGALSHLHPQHLAATVLKAIKDRNNLDTATVDDIIWSTSSQNGKQGGDLGRMAALSAGYDTKASGTTLDRFCGGGITSVNLAAATVMSGMEDCVIAGGTEMMSYTTAYAAEQANAGLPQRLMGSGHEALDELHPQSHQGVCGDAIATIEGISREALDALALVSQQRADRAIKEGRFEKSVVPVLNPDGSIALDHEEFPRPETTAEGLASLKPAFTGLADFDLGGGFTFRKQINRRYPDVEIQNFHHAGNSSGVVDGAAAILLASKDYADKHGLKPRARVVAYANIGDDPTLMLNAPVPAAKKVLEKAGLTKDDIDVWEINEAFAVVAEKFIRDLDLDREKVNINGGAMALGHPIGATGSILIGTALDELERSGGRYGLVTMCAAGGMAPAIIIERL
- a CDS encoding CaiB/BaiF CoA-transferase family protein, encoding MTGPLQGIRIIEFAGIGPGPFCGMMLADHGAEVIRIDRPGGFMDPRDPLSRNRTSIALDMKSPDAVEVVRDLCKSADGIIEGYRPGVMERLGLGPDVLLADNPRLIYGRMTGWGQFGPYAHAAGHDINYISLSGVLHGIGRAGEKPVPPVNYVGDFGGGGMMLAFGMTSALVHAAKTGEGQVIDCAMTDGSALLAGMTWGFNAAGRLKDEAGVNMLDGGAHFYDSYVCADGKFISIGSIEPQFYALLREKTGLTDDPDFDAQMVPSQWGPLKEKLTALFLTKTRDEWCAIMEMTDVCFAPILSLAEAPQHPHNVARETFLEVGGVVQPAPAPRYSATSNDTPRAAPAVGTDGDAVLAGLGYDASKIAALRDGGAVR